The DNA region CACATCTAAACCCCCTTCTGAGGGCAGCTGAGATTTCAAGGAGGCAGAAGACATCCAAGCTGCGGCCAGCTGAGCTGAAGGCTGTTCATGCTATTCCTTCCTCTCATAGTTTACATCTGCCTTCTCAGTTCTTTCCTAAATTTCTTCAAGGACAGCTTAATACTTTCAGCTCCTAAAGATTTACATTTTCCGAAGGAGCTTAGTAAAGGAGTCAAGGCTCATAAGTGCAATTAAAATTCCCAGCTCAAACCACAAGGTTTCTTATGAAAGATCAGCCTGCTGTCTCCCATTCATTCCCAAATCCCattctttacttttttatttccagtttgtcCTTTGGAAACTAGGAATCCTGAACACCGAAGTAATCCAAATATATCTGCATCTGATAAGAACAATAAATTTTGCTTCTTAGCATAGGCAGTCTTGATAGCGCAAAATTGCCCCAGCCACTGAGGCAAGAACTTGGCTCTCAATAATCCCAGCACCTGCAGACAGACTTGTCTTTGTAAGAGCATAGCTCAGCTCGGTTCAGCAAATTTTGATAGGAATGAAATGTTAGCGGTGTAGTAGCAACTTACCTTGGCTGCGAAGGCTCTGAAGAAGGAGCGGAGCTGAGTGAATGAGCTGCTCTCCCATCCGAGAACTTTTATACGGTTCCTAACTCTCTTCCTGAAAATGCAATAAACCCCTGGGGAAAAATGACCAACGTATTTACAAAACAGCCACACCTCTAATTATCCACCACCTTCAAAAGCTTATTCAACCCGATTTCTTTGATTGACTTGTCATACAGTAGATTGTCTTCCTTGTGTTACACAGCTTTAATTGCCACCCTGCCCCACGCAGGTTGTAATGCACGAAGAGTGAAAATCGTGTGGGTGGCTTGACTGTCTCACCGTCATGCCAGGATGAGTTTTATATTGCAAAATGGATGGCAAAGGTGGTGCTTTTTTGCATTTCTAttctcctgaaacctctcacccAAAGtctggcagggaggagaggtcACGGTGCCCGGTCACCTCTAACTGCTCTTGGCAGGACCGGGGTCTTGCGCACTGGACAAGAGCCACCACTTCCAGGTCCTCGCCATAAAAAATGGCAAGTTTTTAGAAAGTCCTCATCACATGTCCTCTGAAAGCATCTTTAAAGTTGCCTTCACCCTGTAAGACATCTGCAGGTGCCAGAAGCTTAGCAGCCGAGGGTCCCCTCTcgatctcctctctctgcctgtgtCATTTCCCAGACCAATAAAACCAGGATAATGAGGTCTGTGGCCACTGTGGCAGGCTCCAAGAGTGACTGGAAAGTGACCTGTCAAAGCCAGGTAGCGGTACAGGCCACTTGAGGAAGTCTTGCCTTATACCGGTGAATACCCCGAAAATGTAGTGTGGTTTCTCTACCTGTCTCCATCTACTTCACATCTGATTTTATAGCCATTTCACTGATACTGACACAGTTACCACTAATTTTCATTGCTGACATTTTTCCTGGCCCATACCAAAAAGCCTCAAACAGAATTgctcttttaaaatttctctttttctaatattttaatttttttttatctgcctgCCTCTGAAGCAGCCATTGTCCGTGATGGGAAATGCGTGCTACAGAAGCCACTTGGGCAAACCTTGCATTCATGAGTAAGCTGTGAGTAAAGAGCTAGCTCAGAGACCACGTACCGGAGCTCACCACGCATCTCCAGCTCACCCAGCTCTTCCCTGGGGCGGGACGGGTGCACCCTGGGTGCAAAGCAGCGGACTGCTGCAAGCCTGGAGCACTCACCTGGCCCTGGTGCAATCAATCAGCTGTGCAACCGTGGCTTTGCAACAGCCCCggtttctccttttccctcccatTAGCAGCTTGACTGTGCAAGTTCAGCAGGGCTCACTCTGTGTTTTTACTCATTTTGCATCTTAACTCCCTCTGCAAACACGGGAGTCGCAAGGTTTTGTTGGGCAGAGATTGATTGAACATCTGAAGTGGAGGGGTGGCTCCCACTTGCTATCTCTGAAGCAATTTCTTTAGTTTCTATCCAGAGGCGCCAGTTAGTGACTTTCATCAGGAAGCCAGATTCGTGTTTACCGTTCAGCCTGCCTGTTTACAAACAGCCGAAACAGAGGGGCAACGGCTTTTGCAAGCACCGACACGCTCGTGGACGAGTCCTGCATTATCACAGTTTTCAGCCATGAAGGATGACTTGTTCCTCCCCTGTTGCACAACGAGTGAGGAGGAAATCTGCATGTGCAAGTGCGCATGTGTGTGCCCGCGTGTAAAATCCAGCCTCCGCCTGCTCCCAGCCTCATGTCAGAGGTGAGCTGCAGCCGCTCCAGTGTGCAGAGAAAGGCAGTGggatgcagccccagctctgggtGCAAGAGCATCCTCCTTCTCCCCCGGGTCTATTATACTATTATATCATCTAGCTCGGTTAACATCTAAGCTTGTGGAGTGTTTTTTGATACAAGCCTCAAAGAACCAGCCAGGTGGGACAGTGAATAAGAAATGTACTTTTAAAGtggtttctattttcttttttttggggggggactgAAATTTTGGGATGGTTTTTGGTCAGTTAGTTGAATAGACAAGAAGTTTTTGAATACTCCGGACTAATTGGTTTTGTGGAAGTCTCTTGGAAGTTGTTTGAGCTTTCTGAGTTCTTTTGCTACCTTTGATGCTATCAGATGAAGTAGGGAAAATAACAGAAATCGATAATGAAGTGGTAGATTTTAGAAATATAAGTAGATGCAAATAAATGATAACGCTGTCTAATTTTAGAATGGAATTTAATATGGCTGGTGACAAAACCTTGTGTAATGTTCCCTGCACCACAGTCTTACAACATTTTTCAGCATGAAAGGTACCCGTTGTGGCACCACACACAGGGCTAGAGCTCAGAGGATTTTAGTTTTTGCAAGCTGTGGTGTTTTACAAACATCAGGGAAaagttttctggatttttattgAGCTGAAAGGGTCAAAATCCCCCCAGGTGGGTGAAAGCAGCaaaggtaaaaaatattttaccatgtCATTTTATGCCCTTTTTAAATGGGCACAGATCTAtgggtggttttttccttcattaccAATATTTGGATGATTCAAAAAACACCAGAGAACAGTCCCAAAACACTAAATATTTGGCAAATACCGCATAACAACTGGCACTGGATGTCCAAGCCTCCCCCGTGCTGTCCCATCAGCACAGCACAGAGGAACCATCTCCCTGTGCCTAATTTAGGGCCTGATCCTATCAAAAAATGTCATGAAGCAGGTTGCTGCAGAGAAGCAAACGAGCTTGTTTGAGTTGCCTCATGCCACTGGTGCAAGCACAAGGTTTACGTGCTCCGGCTTACAACACCACCTGCAATTTCCCTGGGACAGGAGCCTGGCGTGTAATTGTTTCCAAGTAAACAACCTTGCACTCCCAAGGTCACACTGTAAATAATAATCAGCTGGAAATCACCTGGGAGTTTTGCATATCTCCTTAACGTAGCTCGCAGACTCTGGCCTCTGTACCCATGCAGAGGGTCCTGGCAGGGCACAGCGTTTCCATTTGATGGGAACAGGGTGGGGGAAGCTTTGACTTCAGCAAGAGCAAAATTAAGAACTTCTCTTGCTGTTGAAACCGATGTACTTTAAttctattaaaatacatattccaTTTGAGTATGGTTGTAAAATATATATCAAAAATATTGGAAGATAAATCTTGTGTTGTGAAGTAGACTCCTGGAGTATCTATCTGTATTTTGAGTGAAGGAgccagaaattaaagaaataattcagaTACTGGAATTTCCCACAGACTACGAAGTTTTATTTTCCAACTCATGAGCAAAAGGAGatgcagagaaaaatcttttcccaTCACCAAAGCACAAATCACTTTTCCCAGCAGTGCTTGCAGCAACATTGCTAGCACAGCCCAATGTGAAGAATGCAAAGCTCCCTGACCATAATGACACGGCTGGGGAAAAGCCGCATTGTGGCACATCCAGGGCACttttgcttgagcaggggtggcTGCTGGGTCAGTCACTTCTTCTGGCTGGGGGGCCAGTGGCTGGTCTGCTTGCTCTGGTTGACCTCAATGTTGGGAACGACCACAGGACATTTCTGCTGCGTGGCCTGGGAGGACCCACCACCTTCAGAGCTGAGCTCTGTGCCTGAGCATTCCCCGACGCCATAGCTTGATCCTCCGCTACCACTGCCCCCACCTGTTGTTAAAGCCTTTTTACTCGGTGATGCATCGTATCCATATCCAGAGCCTCCTCCCTCAGTGATGCCCAATTTCCCACTGGATCCTCCACCACCCCCTGAGCTGCCAATGATGTTCTGGCCTGAGTCCTCACTGCTGCACCCTATTCCCCCCCCAGTACCGTAGACTGGGACTGTTCCCCCTGCAATGCCCCAGCGAGACGTCCCCTCAC from Calonectris borealis chromosome 29, bCalBor7.hap1.2, whole genome shotgun sequence includes:
- the LOC142094291 gene encoding uncharacterized protein LOC142094291, whose protein sequence is MLRNGGNNTASNVILHGNFDPPLLQQFKNRNKDDPCYFYSSAVMIYHCLRRRCARRNRGYSNDISSHHRGCCNSTLQGHGSFFCGGEGSVIYSRGASSCQPMPTSSTYGVAGGYRCGGDGSVVVTSGDSEGTSRWGIAGGTVPVYGTGGGIGCSSEDSGQNIIGSSGGGGGSSGKLGITEGGGSGYGYDASPSKKALTTGGGSGSGGSSYGVGECSGTELSSEGGGSSQATQQKCPVVVPNIEVNQSKQTSHWPPSQKK